One genomic region from Aphis gossypii isolate Hap1 unplaced genomic scaffold, ASM2018417v2 Contig00036, whole genome shotgun sequence encodes:
- the LOC126552992 gene encoding putative nuclease HARBI1, whose translation YGLQGVVGVIDCTHIAITPPKKNDELYPEHIYVNRKGYHSINTQLICDVNLRILNVSARWPGSTHDSHIWNESHVKTFMTSLHDRGFTSYFLLGDSGYALRPWLLTPFLNVEANTPEYRFNEVFCRARSTIERCNGVLKMRFRCLLKDRTLHYSPNKASKIVLACVVLHNLCIEENVPLINEEVEDDDFGIYQAVDNEEMSQSRQNPELVAGLRFRQNIVNRLFTN comes from the exons tatgGTTTACAAGGAGTTGTTGGTGTTATTGATTGTACACATATTGCTATAACTCCACCAAAGAAAAATGATGAGTTATATCCCGAACACATCTACGTCAATCGTAAAGGATATCATTCAATTAATACTCAACtc ATATGTGATGTCaatttacgtattttaaatgtgtcaGCCCGATGGCCAGGGTCTACCCATGATTCCCACATATGGAATGAAAGTCACGTTAAGACATTTATGACAAGCTTGCATGATCGAGGTTTTACTTCATACTTTTTGTTAG GAGACTCTGGGTATGCTTTGCGGCCATGGTTGTTAACGCCGTTTTTAAACGTCGAAGCTAATACACCGGAATACCGGTTCAATGAAGTTTTTTGTCGTGCGAGATCTACTATCGAACGCTGTAATGGAGTTTTAAAAATGCGTTTTCG CTGTCTTCTCAAAGATCGAACACTGCATTATTCACCCAACAAGGCTTCAAAAATAGTGTTGGCATGTGTTGTGTTACACAATTTGTGTATTGAAGAAAATGTACCTTTAATTAATGAAGAGGTTGAGGATGATGATTTTGGAATTTACCAAGCTGTTGACAATGAAGAAATGTCACAAAGTAGGCAAAACCCGGAACTTGTGGCCGGCCTTCGTTTCCGTCAAAACATTGTTAACAGACTTtttacaaactaa